In Sphingobacteriaceae bacterium, the following proteins share a genomic window:
- a CDS encoding carotene hydroxylase, whose amino-acid sequence MHFLVITAIIIGTFILTELSAWANHKFIMHGFMWHFHSDHHKKDHAGKFERNDIFFLMYAIPSWLCIMLGMMNGYAWYTWAGFGILLYGVAYFFVHDIIIHQRFKFFTKSDNVYILALRRAHKMHHKHTGKYDGESFGMLLIHPKYIAEAKKLKAGQKK is encoded by the coding sequence ATGCACTTTTTAGTTATCACCGCCATTATCATCGGCACGTTTATTTTAACCGAGCTTTCCGCATGGGCCAATCATAAATTTATAATGCATGGTTTTATGTGGCATTTTCATTCAGATCATCATAAAAAAGATCATGCCGGTAAGTTTGAGCGTAACGATATTTTCTTTTTGATGTACGCCATCCCAAGCTGGCTCTGCATTATGCTGGGCATGATGAATGGATATGCCTGGTATACCTGGGCTGGTTTTGGTATCCTGCTCTATGGCGTGGCATATTTTTTTGTACATGACATCATTATTCACCAACGGTTTAAGTTCTTTACCAAGTCTGATAACGTGTATATCCTGGCTTTGCGAAGGGCACATAAAATGCATCACAAACACACGGGTAAATACGATGGAGAGAGCTTTGGAATGTTGCTGATTCATCCGAAATATATTGCAGAAGCAAAAAAATTAAAAGCAGGACAAAAAAAGTGA